In Camelina sativa cultivar DH55 chromosome 17, Cs, whole genome shotgun sequence, the genomic stretch GAGAGTGGTGGTTGACAACAGTGAAGCCAGCGGCACAACATTACCGCATGGAAAGTGGTCGGGTCGTTGCAGTGACAGAGAAGCAGTGAGGAAAAGCAATGACAGAGATGGTGGCTTGGGAAACATCATGACGTAAACCAAATTGTCTCCGTCGTCTTCACTCGTCACTTCTTTTGAAACATAAACGACACAGATTGTGAGTAAAAGAGTAACTGAATAACTATTTAGATATTAGTAAGTAGAAGAGTACAACCGACGTCGGAGCCGACGCCGGTCGATCGGAGAAGACACAGAAGAAACGGTTTTGTTTGATCGCACAAATAATCACCTCAGAGAGAAACGGTTTGTGTTTTGATGTCATACCTCTTTTATGTATCAAAGTTATTGGCATTTTCagtttttcacaaaaataaaaacatcaaacGAGTTAATGAGGTCCACTTAGATGGGCTGAACATATTGTGAGTTAGAGCCCGTTAAGGTCATTATAATAGAAAGCAAGCCCGTTAGGTCAATAAACCCTAGCCGACACCTCTTAGctaatctctatataaactcttTTAACAAACCATCAACAGAAACCTCATCGATCGCtcatagtttgtttttcttcaatatTTCTCGAAAGTGGTTGtgttcatgtgtttttttttgttttaaaacttgatggattttttaaaagaaattagggtttatatagAATGGCAAATGATGAGTAGAATCTTATCCTACACACAGATGTATCAGTGATGANTATTTACTCTTctttataatagaaaatattgttaaataaatttaagaatgGTACGTTAATGTAATATTTTAGATTCATTCATATTTAACAAACTTGGTTCTCGCAACACTGTCATCTTTaactcttattttcttgtataatatatatatatatatatatatgttaatattgtCGCAAcactgacaaaaaaaatttgaacacaCAAAACTCACTTTAGAATTTGGATAGATAATTTGGTCAgaattcaaaatatttcaactaATTGTGGCAAACATTTCAGTTATTATTGCAAACGAAAGAAACTCCAAATTTTAATTAGCTTATCACACAAAGATAATTTGAAGTAAAACATTACCAACACACATAGCTAAAACACAAGAATCTCTCATGATTCCCACTTGGTTCTAGATCGCAACATTGATTCATAACATATAAAACGCACTCCCTATAGATAGCATAACTATGTAACATGATAGTAGAGCTCTTAAAATGTTACGGTTCAAATTATATGAAAGAGAGTAATTAAGCAAGGTTTTAGATATGAGATACTAAACTCTGGAAATAAGGAACACCTCTATAAAATAGATGATTGTACATTAGAGAGTACGAATTTGTTTGTGGATCATACTTCACCAGACCTTCACCATAACGATGTGTGAGTAGGATCTCCTTGTTCTTCAATATCGCCACCGGTGTGCATGGCCGAATCACATGCTTTCGGGTCCAAGTAGAATAAACCCTTCCAGATACAGAccatgatgaagaacaagatcGAAGATCTATAGTATAAATCTTTATCCATGtctcttctgatgatgataatTGCAAGCTCCAAATCTCTTGGATCATTGTACGGCGCTTTCTCTTGGACATGCACAGACGATTATCCAAAATGCACAGGTCGATATGGTCTGGATGTGAACGAGAAGCTGGATTACTAGGAAGCAATCGAAAAGTTTCAGTTTGAAGATCAAAAACTATAACTTTGGTCTCGCCATTGTATCGTTCTGTGAGCCAATAAACTGATCCGTTCGTGGACACTGGTGATTGGTCGTCAAATATCCTGTAAGTTGGCGTGCAATCCAAGTATCTCCAAGCGTTTGCCCTAAAATCGAAGACCTCGCACTCGGTAAATCTTTCGCTCAACCTCCCGGCGTCAGAATTGTATAGCCACACCAATTTATAATCACACATTGTGGCCTTTGCGAACGCTAGTCTAGGGGTAGGCATATTGTGTATGATAGCTAGTTTCCCGAGTGTATGTTGCCTACTTGCCTTTTGCTTAAATATATGAAACCTAGGTTGAGGAAGTTGTCGGAACCACTTTGTGGTCGGGTTGAGTACGTATATGGATTCTCCCCACTTATCATAGACACAAACAAGACCATTGCAGCTTCGCGAAATTTCGATTAGATGTGGTTGAGTGATGTAGAGAAGATTGAAGACTCGAAGAGAAGCAGATTCCAAGCACAATGTCTTCAACACATGATAGTGTTCATGTTTGGAGACGAATAGGAACTTTGGATGATGATTTTTGGATTGTTCGACGAGCCTCAAGTGTTTCTCCGTGAAATATCGAGATTCAATAGTTGTTCTCCATTGTTTTGATACGACCTTGAATCGAGCGTTTGATTCGACCGGAAGCCTCAAGAGGATTTCTTCTAGGACGTCGTATGGTAGTACTCCATGATcgttattatattttcttctttttccctctctgtgtgatgatgatgatgcaatcactctcttctctttctccattCTCGATTTCTTGTTTTACGGATGTCTCTGAATAGATTGCCTtcatcttgatatatatatatatttccattaacaactgaaataaattaatatctaaatatattaataaatacataacaTTATTAGTAGATTTTATTCAACATATGTCAAATAGATTTAGACTTTGTTATTCCCATTGTATCCACGTCATATTTTTTACTGTTAATTTTCAGCTATTTAAATAGAatgaaataactaaaatatattgttagatCTAGTTACAATTAGGaaagaaaacttgaaatttAGTTAATATAGGGAATTTTGCCACAAATACcacattttaattaaaaattttctcCAATGCCACATTTACAAAACATTTTAGAAAATGCCACAATCTAGCTTTATGGCATGGTGTTAATTGACTACTTTACCTTCCGCGTGCGCAACATGGATGTTTCTTTGGCGGGAAACTCATGTGTGTTTGTCCGGCGATCGTACGATATATGAAAGTAAATGTTAGGTTTTTTGCGTGAAAATAGAATTTGAGAAACCACAACaatccaaagaaaacaaaagtgattGAAACCAGATGTTATATAAGCTACAACATGATACTTACTTGTTTGAAGATTTTAACCATTGATCActttgacaaaaatataaaaataataattcaatgtaaaaaccatatataatattttctgaGTATTCACTTTTcctaaacaaattttttaataaacattattgaccccattttctaattattattattattattttttttgtaaaatctaaaaacacaaaagcaaaataaTCTAAGAatagtaaaactaaaaacacTAGTTCCTATTGATCATGAGATGACGTTTGGCTATGACTACAATATTTGCCGTCCCTGTTGACTATGTTGGTTGGAGAACAATGAAGAACCATTCTCTCAGCGTTGTGTGAACTATGTCAGAGAACGCGACGCCGATAGAGATATACAGTTTCTTTGGGTATGTGGATGGGAGCCTGGGGTTGATTACATTGAGAAATTCAAGGTCTTCAACACATTTTTGAGACTGGCTGTTTCTCAAGGATTGACAGCCTTCCAGGCTGGGACGATAGCTTCTTGCAAATGTGACCACATGAAATTCAATTTGCAAAACATGGTGGATGGTGTTACAAAAGATGACATGTTTTTTGAAAGTGTGGAAAGCCATTTACAAGAGCTCCTGATATCATGGGAGAATTTGAGTAAGAAGATAAGAAGATGGGAGAATTTGAGTAAGAAGATAACACTCATGCAAGCCTGGAGAATTTGAGTAAGAAGATAACACTCATGCAAGCCTGAGAAAATGGGCATGGATTAGTAAATACATAATTACCAGTAACTTTTTTTGttcagtttaatttttttaacatttgttaAATAGAATTAGACTTTGTATTCCCATTGCAcataatttttagttataattttcaataatataaatttataattaaataactaaaatctaTAGTTAAATTAATGCAGGTCATTcatagcaatttttttttatctaaataaGCCCATGCCCATGCATAACAAATTCCTAGTCACTAttgattcaaaatttaatttcacACGCTATTGGTTTACACACGTGTTTCTAGATTCAGTTAAAATTAAGGCTGAAGGTTGTTAACTAATTATGACATTTATATCTTTCTTAGACTTTAAGATGTTTCTCACTCTCTTTTTTATGATATGATCTATAAAAAGAGTGTATACAATTGACAAAAAGAGTAAGCAAATGACAGTAAACAAGTGGTTTCCCTAATAAATTGGGTTTGGAAGATTTTAACCATTGACAATGTAAAAACCATCATCTTTTTTGAGTTTTCActttttctaaacaaatttTCTAACAAGCTAGACATTATTActccatttatatatattattattactcttttttttttttttttttNNNNNNNNNNNNNNNNNNNNNNNNNNNNNNNNNNNNNNNNNNNNNNNNNNNNNNNNNNNNNNNNNNNNNNNNNNNNNNNNNNNNNNNNNNNNNNNNNNNNNNNNNNNNNNNNNNNNNNNNNNNNNNNNNNNNNNNNNNNNNNNNNNNNNNNNNNNNNNNNNNNNNNNNNNNNNNNNNNNNNNNNNNNNNNNNNNNNNNNNNNNNNNNNNNNNNNNNNNNNNNNNNNNNNNNNNNNNNNNNNNNNNNNNNNNNNNNNNNNNNNNNNNNNNNNNNNNNNN encodes the following:
- the LOC104755630 gene encoding putative F-box protein At1g12855 — translated: MPTPRLAFAKATMCDYKLVWLYNSDAGRLSERFTECEVFDFRANAWRYLDCTPTYRIFDDQSPVSTNGSVYWLTERYNGETKVIVFDLQTETFRLLPSNPASRSHPDHIDLCILDNRLCMSKRKRRTMIQEIWSLQLSSSEETWIKIYTIDLRSCSSSWSVSGRVYSTWTRKHVIRPCTPVAILKNKEILLTHRYGEGLVKYDPQTNSYSLMYNHLFYRGVPYFQSLVSHI